The following proteins come from a genomic window of Methanobacterium formicicum:
- a CDS encoding metal-dependent hydrolase, whose translation MKIQWLGHSAFYISTDNHKLVIDPFMRDNPSCPLDPEDLEVDVICVTHGHNDHFGDTIELAQKNKALVVCNHEHSLYLTQLGLETTGMNMGGTIEAAGIKITMVNSIHSADMDFLDNTRPGGSSCGYILQLENGRKIYHAGDTGIFGDMKTVIKDIYQPEIALIPIGDRYTMGIREASIAAQWLEPEVIIPMHYNTFPPIEQDATQFKELVEKSTETKVAVLKPGETYQE comes from the coding sequence ATGAAAATACAGTGGCTGGGCCACTCTGCATTCTACATTTCCACGGATAACCACAAACTGGTAATTGATCCCTTCATGCGTGATAATCCCTCCTGCCCCCTGGATCCTGAGGACCTGGAAGTCGATGTGATATGCGTCACCCACGGCCATAACGATCACTTTGGAGATACCATTGAACTGGCCCAAAAAAACAAGGCCCTGGTGGTGTGCAACCATGAACACTCCCTTTACCTCACCCAACTGGGACTGGAGACCACGGGTATGAACATGGGAGGAACCATTGAAGCTGCAGGCATAAAGATCACCATGGTAAACTCCATCCACTCGGCAGACATGGACTTTTTGGATAATACCCGGCCCGGTGGAAGTTCCTGTGGCTACATACTGCAACTGGAAAACGGCCGGAAGATCTACCACGCTGGAGACACTGGCATTTTTGGGGACATGAAAACAGTTATAAAAGATATTTACCAGCCAGAAATTGCCCTTATACCCATAGGTGACCGTTACACCATGGGAATACGGGAGGCTTCCATTGCTGCCCAGTGGCTGGAACCGGAAGTCATAATACCCATGCACTACAACACATTTCCACCCATAGAACAGGATGCCACGCAATTCAAGGAGTTAGTAGAAAAATCCACCGAAACCAAAGTAGCAGTACTTAAACCCGGTGAAACATACCAAGAGTGA
- a CDS encoding UDP-N-acetylglucosamine--N-acetylmuramyl-(pentapeptide) pyrophosphoryl-undecaprenol N-acetylglucosamine transferase, with the protein MRVLLIPCGIGMGHTSRSVALAQKLEKMGDEVLFASYGSGYQMLSEYSDYQVMELPPIKFYGSSGELDFKHTARKSIDVPYVFLKSIYHESRIIKDFNPDVVVCDSHYSVPITCKVLGIPCVLVSNDLAPELKEDQHKDRTLEYLENGLQRFIKDVSRLCSSIIVPDVINSYEIPSAIRERVHFTGPILKMNPKTMGSKEDLRQRFGFKKNDKIVMATVGGSEFGNKLLNLLYQAAPQLDCDQMILVTGPTIDLNIQSSPGIIFKRFLGDIMEWMKLSDFLVSLAGHTTSMEIASLGIPSLMVPIENHPEQQRNARNMRKYGLARVQKMGTLSIDSLTDNINYLLENQDLKNSARRTRDIFSRYNGTDTAVDIIQNCVARS; encoded by the coding sequence ATGAGAGTACTCCTAATACCGTGTGGCATTGGAATGGGACACACTTCCCGTTCAGTGGCTTTAGCCCAGAAATTGGAAAAAATGGGTGATGAAGTTCTCTTTGCCAGTTATGGTTCAGGTTACCAGATGCTCAGTGAGTACAGTGACTACCAAGTCATGGAACTTCCTCCCATCAAGTTCTACGGGAGTTCGGGTGAACTGGACTTTAAACACACCGCCCGTAAATCCATTGATGTGCCTTACGTTTTTTTAAAGAGTATTTATCATGAATCCCGCATAATCAAGGATTTCAACCCGGATGTGGTGGTCTGTGATTCCCATTATTCAGTTCCCATTACCTGCAAGGTGCTGGGAATTCCCTGTGTCCTGGTGAGCAATGACCTGGCACCAGAACTCAAGGAGGATCAGCATAAAGACCGCACCCTGGAGTACCTGGAAAATGGCCTGCAACGTTTCATAAAGGATGTATCCCGTCTGTGCAGTTCCATAATCGTCCCGGATGTGATAAATTCCTATGAAATTCCTTCCGCAATACGTGAACGGGTGCACTTCACCGGCCCCATCCTTAAAATGAATCCCAAAACCATGGGGAGTAAAGAGGACCTCCGCCAGAGATTTGGATTTAAAAAGAATGATAAAATAGTAATGGCCACGGTGGGGGGATCCGAATTTGGGAACAAACTGTTAAACCTGTTGTACCAGGCCGCACCCCAACTGGACTGTGACCAGATGATACTGGTAACTGGACCCACCATTGACCTGAATATCCAATCCTCACCAGGCATAATATTCAAAAGATTCCTGGGGGATATAATGGAGTGGATGAAGTTATCGGACTTCCTGGTATCTCTGGCTGGACACACCACCTCCATGGAAATAGCTTCCCTGGGGATTCCCAGCCTAATGGTTCCCATTGAAAATCACCCCGAACAACAGAGGAATGCACGGAACATGAGGAAATACGGGTTGGCCCGGGTGCAGAAGATGGGAACATTGAGTATTGATAGCCTAACGGATAATATCAATTATCTCCTGGAGAATCAGGATTTAAAAAATAGTGCTCGCAGAACCAGGGATATATTCTCCCGGTACAATGGAACTGACACTGCGGTGGACATCATACAGAATTGTGTGGCCCGGTCCTAG
- a CDS encoding class III signal peptide-containing protein, giving the protein MSFLKDEGGQGAAEYILLFGGVIVIAIAALLIYRAYFTSNSGLQASSDVNTVRNSMNKPK; this is encoded by the coding sequence ATGAGCTTTTTAAAAGACGAAGGTGGACAAGGAGCAGCTGAATATATATTACTGTTTGGTGGAGTTATCGTTATTGCAATCGCTGCACTACTGATCTACAGAGCATACTTCACTTCTAACTCCGGACTACAAGCATCTTCCGATGTTAACACCGTAAGAAACAGCATGAACAAACCAAAATAG
- a CDS encoding class III signal peptide-containing protein, with product MDPKILDNGGQISAEMILLIGAILIIVIIAGGYILDISGSIAGNITSVVDTARDNTINRM from the coding sequence ATGGACCCTAAAATTCTTGATAATGGAGGACAAATAAGCGCTGAAATGATCCTCCTTATAGGTGCTATACTGATAATAGTAATTATTGCCGGAGGATACATCCTGGATATCTCCGGATCCATTGCCGGAAACATTACCAGTGTGGTTGACACTGCAAGAGACAACACCATAAACCGAATGTAA